The following coding sequences are from one Neodiprion lecontei isolate iyNeoLeco1 chromosome 7, iyNeoLeco1.1, whole genome shotgun sequence window:
- the LOC107220870 gene encoding proto-oncogene tyrosine-protein kinase ROS isoform X4, with protein sequence MVGLRICVLIRLWALIPGLVGLLPEDFDVGSPTSFEQDCIAWCRDLDVNQSRTDEVNSEVGCGANCRLDKCTIGCAAWELALETNCQAVCNVTQELLPPKQLYCVLGCQDAVNRYFQQLKEEIGTPPAPALVADSLTATSLRLEWKGIDLAKRGAKLSYVVQWMYEELAESWQYCRNESWEKDNQILIKNLQPYTKYRFRVAVILKSTQHSRESIASAPSVPILTKPEGFPLSPPVIVRAAAVDCCRVSVSWEPGPFPNGPLLSYVLRLQGGNYSTLKDISAVENVTDHYMFQNLTPHQNYSVSITMRNSEGEGPPAVIYISTTPEPAVTDMQLPILILGGEHQVKKQVADLLENPVLIYETANKICGVAIHVASGQVFVSDSGGYVYRTSVDEKTDPIVVLSPDQVNFKPLSLSVDWLNLHLYVLGEVKHATTVWQIARCNLDGRGLTVAVAAFLSKPSHIEVDPYNGYLFWVSKDGLSRLDLADISNGVKHETQPDLILEDSHLEAFMVDHRNFRLLIPHPMQNTVLSVTLDGREVSNLRANTQQPQFQNVVSLAMANGLFYWANGRDILTEDYHPGQNRYFHNSYPYKSCYSVNVLMDASQPAPVPVNPPTGVQAVLGAEMAKVSWRAPYLLGGQGKGAWQNWSYELEIKDEITGKAVHQKGIRLLSHTVHRLRERTKYSIKAAAYTSAGRGPWSTEFRGRTLRDPKGEPYASILWSATEGLLKSDVTGENVETLIHRASWKDSEMQYHIVDVAWYKDLLYLVGNNSVLYCYNTTSHENNRMHINSVGSVAVDWISKKLYWANPNQQIITRANLDGTHQEPMSILAIVKELMIDSLEAYLYWSTGYAVEVSRLNGQDRRFYYSDEIFIGKQVMGLTLDTENKFVYWIVRSYESGSILYKAPTSERIPLNDKIIPEQKYLEFQVSALQYPNIQGPLCYFSEHLLWLQDDRNAVIGDLSGQNTAIINGITLSGLQMVAIMDHALHKYPKNLSANSIVVLPSAVSIDSIRVEGKWNNFNVSWNPVKNVNYGTVFYEVKFADYINTNTNSEITKETTIPYHNSEIFSPYAILEVTIKAFTYWGMSHNTRKILRSPQAKPSQPTNARGFVEFDKKPLSDETNISAVFRWDPPDHPNGLIQVYAIDCWYMLEGMNIDICNCLNVNSTMLEYRLYQLLPNTTYYFRVQAYTEVGGGWFTDIVNISTDYENPVPKILVATPEAVRISDLDRQINDTITRHVAIEVAYSAVENKVYGINEMQEMMLADIDSPNVTKILKLNNTASSLCVNWVTRTLFWTEADYGESVSRNIMRLDLTAWEAGYTIAEKIITTRNATLNLDISPLTGTLYWIELVQADRGVTMQSNLNGENVQYFFNQIDDCSCHYAPIVRPVMAVDNTDASTPVIYWVSMEGHLNIADMDGCTCNMVLGPGFNRGLPPTSLTVDKINLYWSNADKDSVYYVEKANPDDTRIKRLYLQSPRSLKAIGKSLQPYPVAECLVPRQVSDNVEVLKKFSNSIKIKLPEPVPHFACEKYNLPATLYTIYITECSAVDSTKCSNNRENMKLKTFKKEIEVENLKPFSRYMFQLSLSNYYSGLESSSPEPHQGVVIITEAGVPTRPENVEVQALTPTLAAVSWLPPKILNGAAVRYEIHWRPVQLVNGMRHNGEQSIKHTEQSSDGKLSATLQSLLPGQDYLICVRAYSTSSAIYNESLPQFLKMYPEPNNLTLTGTSVNSMNISWVPNKNLTIDYSLQYSIVGSDKWQTVVNPILRNDKVEFHIRKLQPKTFYRFKLTLRYPIYKVNVTWPSDARFTFQTSGDVPSAPGTPTITKVRGPVYQVNWEPAHARGSSITLYRLEGTILEDSDTMDKRRNETSEWRLYYNGTDTYWIIPDEMVQKYQFRVQAKNAYGLGTWSKASAVVDLSEAGSGIFVPPQHLGLILGLSVPLILGVMLLCFGFFLCPVYRQRKEDKKAVIPPAAPDVELATLREIPRGNFMQSNTLYATATQDDPDDSSLPKIKREQITLAKFLGSGAFGEVFQGIAKDLDGPGITGVAIKTLRKGASAQEKTEFLREARLMSPFRHKHVLRLLGVCLDTDPPLLVLELMKAGDLLTYLRASRCLQPSDPCALRLQDLLAMCEDVARGCQYLEELHFVHRDLACRNCLVSARDRENRVVKIGDFGLARDIYKNDYYRKEGEGLLPVRWMAPESLVDGVFTSQSDVWAFGVLMWEITSLGQQPYPARTNLEVLYHVRAGGRLPKPLNCPTPLHQLMLRCWSTADARPSFKACLDHIITLRSRTEDAAISPAHAGHYLSKQGNSWKSTSSEGSRDMQPFLPDSCNTTALLASGEIPKYLELIADNDVPDVRDTPTGGYEVPRPVQCLDKNEVQKESKIPELSDSQNESSNLDREQLEDVVNQKRESANNFDLTEPKRASISSTGEKFCILDSSRLANHVSKCIAATNSPSSIDDSRKSEKISTEIRGSLTSLSGRSSSSHGSSTSLTPSRPSSSLLNSQNTLPLKKNGATKQNILSSDTNGGRNTISKLSRTHSILQNGKANIPLAINSALLNSLRQTPDTGEDGNEIATYTNINSDAVRVNG encoded by the exons TGTACGATAGGATGCGCGGCGTGGGAATTAGCGCTGGAGACTAACTGTCAGGCTGTTTGC AATGTAACGCAAGAACTACTACCACCTAAACAACTCTACTGCGTATTGGGATGTCAAGATGCCGTGAACAGATATTTTCAGCAGCTTAAAG AGGAAATAGGCACTCCACCTGCTCCGGCACTAGTCGCCGACAGTCTAACAGCCACCTCCCTGAGGCTGGAATGGAAGGGCATCGACTTAGCGAAACGAGGTGCCAAATTATCCTACGTGGTACAATGGATGTACGAGGAGCTCGCGGAATCTTGGCAATACTGCAGAAACGAATCGTGGGAAAAAGACAATCAGatcttaataaaaaatttacagccTTACACAAAGTACAGG tttcgcGTAGCCGTGATCCTGAAATCGACTCAGCACTCTAGGGAATCAATTGCTTCAGCTCCTAGTGTTCCAATCTTGACTAAACCCGAGGGTTTTCCATTGTCACCACCGGTAATTGTTAGGGCGGCAGCGGTAGATTGCTGCCGCGTGTCCGTGTCTTGGGAACCGGGACCGTTTCCAAACGGCCCACTTTTGTCCTATGTCCTGCGGCTGCAAGGGGGCAATTATTCCACGCTTAAG GATATTTCAGCTGTTGAAAATGTGACAGACCATTACATGTTTCAAAATCTGACGCCACATCAAAACTATTCTGTGAGCATAACGATGAGGAATAGCGAAGGGGAGGGACCTCCTGCCGTAATATACATTTCAACAACGCCCGAGCCAgctg TTACAGACATGCAACTACCGATACTGATTCTTGGAGGAGAGCACCAGGTGAAGAAGCAGGTCGCCGACTTGTTAGAAAATCCAGTCTTGATCTATGAAACGGCCAACAAAATTTGCGGTGTCGCGATACACGTTGCCTCTGGACAAGTATTCGTATCGGATTCAGGTGGCTACGTTTATCGAACATCGGTTGATGAAAAAACCGATCCTATTGTCGTGCTGAGCCCGGACCAAGTGAACTTCAAGCCACTGAGTTTATCCGTTGATTGGCTGAACTTGCATCTGTACGTCTTGGGAGAAGTCAAACACGCAACGACCGTCTGGCAAATAGCTCGTTGCAACCTGGATGGACGGGGACTGACCGTTGCGGTCGCAGCTTTTTTGTCCAAGCCTTCGCACATCGAAGTTGATCCGTACAACGGGTACCTGTTTTGGGTCAGCAAAGATGGATTATCTCGGTTGGATTTAGCCGATATTAGCAACGGTGTGAAGCACGAG ACACAGCCAGACCTTATACTCGAAGATTCGCATCTGGAGGCATTTATGGTCGATCACAGAAATTTTCGTCTGCTGATACCACATCCTATGCAAAACACGGTGTTGTCGGTTACTTTGGATGGTAGAGAAGTCTCGAATCTCCGAGCGAACACTCAGCAGCCGCAATTTCAGAACGTCGTTTCACTGGCTATGGCCAACGGTTTGTTTTATTGGGCAAACGGAAGGGATATACTGACGGAAGACTATCATCCAGGCCAGAACAGATACTTTCATAACTCGTATCCCTACAA GTCTTGCTACAGCGTAAATGTGCTGATGGACGCCAGTCAACCAGCTCCAGTTCCTGTCAATCCACCGACCGGTGTTCAGGCTGTTCTTGGAGCCGAAATGGCAAAGGTTTCTTGGAGAGCGCCGTATCTGCTCGGAGGACAGGGTAAAGGAGCTTGGCAAAACTGGTCCTACGAATTAGAAATCAAAGATGAAATAACCGGGAAAGCTGTTCATCAAAAAGGAATCCGTTTATTGTCTCACACTGTTCATCGATTGAGAGAGAGAACTAAGTATTCGATAAAGGCTGCGGCATATACGAGCGCCGGACGAGGTCCCTGGTCTACAGAATTTCGAGGACGAACATTGAG AGATCCAAAAGGCGAGCCCTACGCTTCTATATTGTGGTCCGCGACTGAAGGATTATTGAAGAGTGACGTGACCGGAGAAAACGTGGAGACTTTGATACACAGGGCAAGCTGGAAGGACTCTGAAATGCAGTATCACATTGTCGACGTTGCGTGGTACAAAGACCTGCTCTACTTGGTCGGTAATAACTCGGTTTTGTACTGCTATAACACGACTAGCCATGAGAATAACAGAATGCACATAAATTCCGTTGGAAGCGTCGCTGTCGATTGGATATCGAAAAAACTCTACTGGGCAAATCCAAATCAGCAAATA ATAACCAGAGCAAACTTGGATGGAACTCATCAAGAACCAATGTCAATACTGGCAATTGTCAAGGAATTGATGATAGACTCGTTGGAAGCCTATTTGTATTGGTCGACTGGATATGCGGTCGAAGTATCGAGACTTAATGGCCAAGACAGAAGATTCTATTATTccgatgaaatatttatcggtAAGCAAGTAATGGGTTTGACGTTGGATACGGAGAACAAATTTGTGTATTGGATTGTCAGGAGTTACGAAAGCGGATCGATACTCTACAAAGCACCAACGTCCGAAAGAATACCtttgaatgataaaattattccagAGCAg AAATATTTGGAATTTCAGGTTTCAGCGTTACAATATCCTAACATACAAGGGCCACTTTGTTACTTTTCGGAGCACTTGCTGTGGCTCCAAGATGATAGAAATGCAGTTATCGGAGATTTGTCTGGTCAAAACACAGCCATTATCAACGGAATAACCTTGTCCGGTCTTCAGATGGTTGCCATAATGGATCACGCTCTTCACAAGTATCCGAAGAATTTATCTGCGAATAGCATTGTTGTATTACCGTCTGCGGTAAGCATAGACAGCATAAGAGTGGAAGGTAAATGGAACAATTTCAACGTCTCGTGGAACCCTGTGAAGAATGTAAACTACGGAACGGTCTTTTACGAGGTGAAATTCGCGGATTATATAAACACGAATACGAATTCAGAAATCACTAAGGAAACAACGATACCTTACCACAAttccgaaatattttcaccatacGCCATATTGGAAGTAACCATAAAAGCGTTCACTTATTGGGGAATGTCACATAACACACGAAAAATTCTGAGATCTCCTCAAGCGAAACCTAGTCAACCAACAAACGCAAGAGGATTCGTTGAATTTGATAAGAAACCACTTAGCGACGAGACTAATATTTCCGCGGTGTTCAG ATGGGATCCACCCGATCATCCCAACGGCTTGATCCAAGTTTACGCAATAGACTGTTGGTACATGCTGGAAGGTATGAACATAGACATTTGCAACTGTCTCAATGTAAATTCGACAATGTTGGAATACCGATTGTATCAGTTGCTGCCGAACACAACTTACTACTTCCGAGTGCAGGCATACACAGAAGTCGGTGGCGGATGGTTCACCGACATCGTCAATATATCAACTGATTACGAAAATCCTGTACCGAAAATATTGGTGGCTACACCAGAGGCTGTGAGAATTTCAGATTTGGACAGACAAATCAACGACACGATAACCAGACATGTCGCTATTGAAGTGGCCTACTCTGCGGTGGAGAATAAAGTATATGGAATAAACGAAATGCAGGAGATGATGCTCGCGGATATCGATAGTCCGAACGTAACAAAAATTCTTAAATTGAACAATACCGCGTCAAGTTTATGCGTCAATTGGGTTACCAGGACCTTATTTTGGACGGAAGCAGATTACGGAGAATCTGTTAGTAGAAATATTATGCGACTGGATTTAACAGCGTGGGAAGCAGGCTATACAATCGCCGAGAAAATAATAACCACTAGGAACGCAACGTTGAATTTGGATATATCACCTCTGACAGG AACATTGTATTGGATCGAGTTAGTTCAAGCCGATCGTGGAGTGACGATGCAATCAAATTTGAACGGAGAAAATGTTCAGTATTTCTTCAACCAAATTGACGACTGCTCGTGTCATTATGCGCCGATTGTGAGACCGGTCATGGCGGTCGACAATACGGACGCCTCTACTCCTGTAATTTATTGGGTCTCAATGGAAGGCCACTTGAACATCGCAGACATGGATGGATGTACTTGTAATATGGTGCTCGGTCCAG GTTTTAACAGAGGTTTACCACCGACGTCATTGACAGTGGACAAGATCAATCTTTACTGGTCAAACGCGGATAAGGACAGTGTTTATTACGTGGAAAAGGCCAATCCGGATGACACCAGAATCAAAAGACTTTACTTGCAGAGCCCGCGTAGTCTTAAAGCCATTGGAAAATCTTTGCAGCCTTATCCAGTTGCCGAATGCTTGGTTCCGAGACAAGTATCTGATAATGTTGAAGTtctgaagaaattttcaaactccaTCAAGATCAAGTTACCTGAACCTGTGCCCCACTTCGCATGTGAGAAATATAATCTTCCGGCAACACTGTATACCATTTACATTACCGAATGCTCCGCGGTAGATTCTACTAAGTGTAGCAACAACAGAGAAAATATGAAACTGAAGACTTTCAAGAAGGAAATCGAAGTTGAAAATCTTAAACCGTTTAGTAGATACATGTTTCAGCTGAGTTTGAGCAACTACTACAGTGGCTTGGAGTCTTCCAGTCCTGAACCACACCAGggagtagtaataataacggAGGCAGGAGTTCCAACGAGGCCAGAAAATGTCGAAGTTCAAGCACTAACGCCAACTTTAGCGGCGGTTAGTTGGCTCCCACCAAAAATATTAAACGGAGCAGCTGTTCGCTATGAAATTCATTGGAGACCAGTGCAGCTTGTTAACGGAATGAGACACAACGGCGAACAGTCGATTAAACACACCGAGCAATCTTCGGATGGAAAACTATCTGCGACGCTGCAGTCATTATTGCCGGGACAAGATTACCTGATATGTGTTCGCGCTTACTCGACTTCCAGTGCTATTTACAACGAAAGCCTTCCTCAATTCCTGAAAATGTATCCAGAACCAAACAACTTGACGCTGACTGGTACCAGTGTCAACTCGATGAACATATCATGGGTGCCGAATAAAAATCTGACTATTGACTACAGTCTGCAGTACTCGATAGTGGGATCGGACAAATGGCAGACAGTTGTCAATCCGATACTTCGAAATGATAAGGTGGAATTCCACATTCGTAAACTGCAACCGAAAACTTTCTACAGATTTAAATTGACGCTAAGGTATCCAATTTATAAGGTTAACGTCACCTGGCCGTCAGACGCGAGATTTACTTTCCAAACATCAG GCGATGTTCCAAGCGCTCCTGGAACTCCCACAATAACAAAGGTGCGTGGTCCGGTCTATCAAGTTAATTGGGAGCCTGCACACGCTCGTGGATCTTCGATCACGTTGTATCGTCTTGAAGGAACCATCTTAGAAGATTCCGATACTATGGATAAACGTCGCAACGAAACTAGCGAATGGCGCCTCTACTATAACGGGACAGACACTTACTGGATAATCCCAGACGAAATGGTGCAAAAGTAccaatttcgagttcaagCAAAGAACGCGTATGGCCTTGGAACTTGGAGTAAAGCCAGCGCAGTGGTTGACTTAAGTGAGGCTGGGAGTGGGATATTTGTCCCTCCGCAACACCTGGGATTGATACTAGGACTCAGTGTTCCTCTGATCCTCGGAGTGATGCTATTATGTTTTGGCTTTTTCCTTTGTC CAGTCTACCGGCAACGTAAAGAGGATAAAAAGGCAGTGATTCCACCAGCTGCGCCGGACGTTGAATTAGCAACGTTACGTGAAATTCCGCGCGGAAATTTTATGCAGTCAAACACGTTGTACGCAACTGCGACGCAAGACGACCCGGACGACTCTTCGCTGCCAAAGATAAAAAGGGAGCAAATAACGCTGGCCAAATTCCTGGGTAGCGGTGCATTCGGAGAG GTTTTTCAAGGCATTGCGAAGGACCTGGACGGTCCTGGAATAACTGGAGTGGCTATAAAGACTCTTAGAAAAGGGGCGTCTGCGCAAGAGAAGACTGAATTTTTACGCGAGGCTCGACTTATGAGTCCCTTCAGGCACAAGCACGTTCTTCGACTGCTTGGAGTTTGCCTAGACACAGATCCGCCGCTGCTGGTGTTGGAGCTAATGAAGGCTGGGGATCTGTTGACGTATTTGAGAGCCAGCCGCTGTCTACAGCCATCGGATCCCTGCGCTCTTCGACTTCAAGATCTTCTTGCTATGTGCGAAGATGTGGCGAGAGGCTGCCAATACCTGGAGGAACTTCATTTTGTTCACAGAGACCTAGCTTGCAGGAACTGCCTGGTATCCGCCAGGGACAGAGAGAACCGTGTGGTAAAAATTGGAGACTTTGGACTCGCAAGAGACATCTATAAAAACGATTACTACCGCAAG GAGGGCGAAGGCCTACTGCCGGTACGATGGATGGCACCGGAGTCTCTAGTGGATGGGGTATTTACCTCTCAAAGTGACGTGTGGGCGTTCGGTGTTTTGATGTGGGAAATCACTTCCCTGGGCCAGCAGCCATACCCGGCAAGAACAAATCTGGAAGTGCTATACCACGTTAGAGCTGGCGGAAGACTGCCAAAGCCGCTAAATTGTCCAACGCCGTTACATCAGTTGATGCTGCGCTGCTGGAGCACGGCGGATGCTAGACCCAGTTTTAAGGCTTGTTTGGATCATATAATAACGCTCAGAAGCAGAACAGAAGATGCCGCGATCAGCCCTGCACATGCTGGCCATTACTTATCTAAACAAG GCAACTCCTGGAAATCTACAAGCTCCGAAGGCAGTAGAGACATGCAGCCATTTTTACCCGATTCTTGCAACACGACGGCACTTTTAGCGTCCGGAGAAATTCCGAAATATTTAGAATTAATAGCAGATAACGACGTACCTGATGTTAGAGATACTCCGACTGGTGGCTATGAAGTACCGAGACCCGTACAGTGCCTGGATAAAAATGAAGTTCAAAAGGAAAGCAAAATACCAGAACTATCAGATTCGCAAAATGAAAGCTCAAACTTGGATCGTGAACAATTGGAAGATGTTGTAAATCAAAAAAGAGAATCGGCGAATAACTTTGACTTGACGGAACCAAAAAGAGCCTCCATTTCCAGCACAGGAgaaaaattctgcattttGGATAGCTCAAGGTTGGCTAATCATGTTTCCAAATGTATAGCCGCGACGAACTCTCCGAGTTCCATTGACGACAGTCGCAAGAGCGAAAAAATCTCAACAGAAATCAGAGGATCGCTGACTAGTTTGAGCGGTAGAAGCAGCAGCTCCCACGGCTCGTCGACAAGCTTGACTCCTTCTAGGCCAAGCTCGTCGTTATTAAATTCTCAGAATACTTTGCCATTGAAGAAGAATGGGGCAACTAAGCAAAACATTCTATCGAGCGATACGAATGGTGGAAGaaatacaatttcgaaattaagCAGGACACATTCGATTCTGCAAAACGGGAAAGCGAATATACCTTTAGCAATAAATAGTGCCTTACTGAATTCTCTCAGGCAAACACCAGATACAGGTGAAGATGGAAATGAGATCGCTACCTATACAAATATAAACTCTGACGCGGTCAGAGTAAATGGGTAA